The nucleotide window TTGTGTTTTTTTATATTTTGCATGGATATGGCTATGCACAAAAGCCTTCTAAAGTGGGATTAGAAACAAAAAATTATCTAAAAAATTTAAAAATCAATTCAAGTGAAAAAGATGTAAATGTAATTATAGAGTTCAGTAAAGATTTACATGTAACCGACAAAAAAATCAGACCTCATGAAAAATCATTATATATGGAATTGCCGAATCTCTATATCAATTCTTCAAAGCGTCTTTTTAAGGTTAATGATACACTGTTGTCACAAATCTTTATTTATCAAAAACCTCAGCCCCAACAGGGATTAGTATTTCATCTTTCCCTTTTGAAGAAAATAGATAGCGAAAAGGATGTTTCAGTATCAATTAGTAAAAACAAATTACTATTAAATATTAAAAGAACATCTACCGAAAAAAAAGTTTTAGGGAAAAAGGATAATGAAATTTTACCAAAGGAAACTGTTGCAGATAATATAAGAAACACAGAAGAGATAGATGAAACTATTATTAAAAATAAGGCTGATGAGACAAAGGGAAGTGCTGTAAAGGAAGCTTCAGTTTCAAAATTAGACGAGGTGGAATTAGTTGATAACCTAGAGGAGTTTTCAAAAGAATCAGAAAAAAAATTAATCGATTCAATTGTTACGAGCAAAGCGGATAGCGAAGAGAGGCTATTGGATGAGATTGGACTCAACAAAGAGAAATCGGTAAGCCCTCATAAGATTGAAGAAAATCCTGATATTGGGCTTCCGATTCTTTTTGAAAAGGGTAGAGAGAAAAGGGATGTAAAAAGAAGTGAGTATGAAAAAATAAGTACCAATCCTTTAGAGAGATTTCACGAAACAACACTTCCTAATATTTCTTCAACCGCTATAAGGGTCTTTATAGCCTTATCATTAATTCTGGCAGTAATATTAATCATCGGTTTTTTGTTTAAAAAATATTTACTTAAAAACAGTGGCCTTTTGTGGAACAAAAAGTTAGTCAAGGTTCTTTCATCAAGCTATATAGGAAATAAAAAGAGTATATCACTGGTTCAAGTAGGAAATGAAGTACTCGTCTTGGGTATATCCCCAAATAATATTTCAATGCTGACAAAGTTAGAAGATAAAGACCTTAGAGAAAAAATCACCGATAAGAAGAACAAAGGAAGCCTCTTTTCAAAAGAATTGAGTAAATATTATCGGCACTTTGATAGGGAAGATCAAAGGAATCGTATAGATAATATAGCTGGGAATATTAGAGAAAAAGTCAAAGGATACAAGAGGCTATAGAACTTT belongs to Nitrospinota bacterium and includes:
- a CDS encoding flagellar biosynthetic protein FliO, with the translated sequence MKRFSLIIFPVVFFYILHGYGYAQKPSKVGLETKNYLKNLKINSSEKDVNVIIEFSKDLHVTDKKIRPHEKSLYMELPNLYINSSKRLFKVNDTLLSQIFIYQKPQPQQGLVFHLSLLKKIDSEKDVSVSISKNKLLLNIKRTSTEKKVLGKKDNEILPKETVADNIRNTEEIDETIIKNKADETKGSAVKEASVSKLDEVELVDNLEEFSKESEKKLIDSIVTSKADSEERLLDEIGLNKEKSVSPHKIEENPDIGLPILFEKGREKRDVKRSEYEKISTNPLERFHETTLPNISSTAIRVFIALSLILAVILIIGFLFKKYLLKNSGLLWNKKLVKVLSSSYIGNKKSISLVQVGNEVLVLGISPNNISMLTKLEDKDLREKITDKKNKGSLFSKELSKYYRHFDREDQRNRIDNIAGNIREKVKGYKRL